From the Gallaecimonas mangrovi genome, one window contains:
- a CDS encoding toxin-antitoxin system YwqK family antitoxin: MKASNLLIASLLVLGSSSVLANDYTLGAPTYANGKETTYYPGGQVKVVVGVTGKKHSRNGEEIAYYPSGKLLSKGEYRHNKPYGKYVQYFENGQVRLEITYNKKGKLTGPLKEYWDNGKLKMTTTYERGRARNTEEVDYYRSGEVKSHIEHDHKGQRTGTRTDYFKNGKVMQTLPYSHSSREGMRKIYNEQGQLITEVQYRHDLPVYAIEYKNGKQVAKVTDAKGLHPYWLKD, from the coding sequence ATGAAAGCAAGTAATCTGCTTATTGCCTCGCTGTTGGTGTTGGGGTCAAGTTCGGTCTTGGCCAATGACTACACCTTAGGCGCACCAACTTACGCTAACGGAAAAGAAACCACCTATTACCCCGGCGGCCAAGTAAAAGTTGTCGTTGGCGTAACCGGTAAAAAACATTCACGAAATGGTGAAGAAATAGCGTATTACCCAAGCGGTAAGTTGTTATCCAAGGGCGAATATCGCCACAACAAGCCATACGGAAAATACGTGCAGTATTTTGAAAATGGCCAAGTGCGCCTGGAAATTACCTATAACAAAAAAGGTAAATTGACCGGCCCGCTAAAAGAGTATTGGGATAACGGCAAACTGAAAATGACCACCACTTACGAGCGCGGCCGCGCCCGTAATACCGAAGAGGTGGACTACTACCGCAGTGGTGAGGTGAAAAGCCATATTGAGCATGACCACAAAGGCCAGCGTACCGGTACCCGCACCGACTACTTCAAGAATGGCAAGGTCATGCAAACCCTTCCCTACTCGCACTCGTCGCGTGAAGGAATGCGCAAAATCTACAACGAGCAAGGCCAGTTAATTACCGAAGTACAATACCGCCATGATTTGCCGGTATATGCCATTGAATATAAAAATGGCAAACAGGTTGCTAAGGTAACTGATGCAAAAGGATTGCACCCTTACTGGTTAAAAGACTAA
- a CDS encoding porin yields MDKKIKVASLAVALGLSAMSSTSYGATVYKDADNTLDVYGRLQAQIGNGWNRDEDSGAEARMGGRLGFAMSRYLTGLDGTFLEGTKVVGKYEWQTNTEEYDTHSSDGTWTPRYAYLGLSNKKYGDLLIGRTQNPLWQVIKITYKYINWTPDTNSYLLSRVDKSYSFNRQDATVQWNYTNGHNTFEFARVMGNGESDARVDYGNMASYRYDYRNGDFKFSPALAYSDFKASADSIADENEREHRQYMGGFDMYYGDWNLGVTANHQTLTDFDYTKREFNGFDSMLAYSVTNRTTMTLGYSSIREISVTRKKEDWRMELEYRLARKTYLAATYLSDRVNDENSYLLGLRYYF; encoded by the coding sequence ATGGATAAAAAAATTAAAGTTGCCTCCCTGGCAGTGGCATTAGGCCTGAGCGCAATGTCATCAACGAGCTATGGCGCCACCGTCTACAAAGATGCCGATAACACCCTCGATGTTTATGGCCGTTTGCAGGCGCAAATTGGTAACGGTTGGAACCGCGATGAAGACAGCGGCGCCGAAGCCCGCATGGGTGGCCGTTTGGGTTTTGCCATGTCCCGTTACTTAACCGGCCTTGACGGCACCTTCCTGGAAGGCACCAAGGTGGTGGGCAAATATGAGTGGCAAACCAACACCGAGGAATACGACACCCACAGCAGCGACGGCACCTGGACACCGCGTTACGCCTATTTGGGCCTGAGTAACAAGAAATACGGTGACTTACTGATTGGCCGTACCCAAAACCCGCTGTGGCAGGTCATTAAAATCACCTACAAGTACATTAACTGGACCCCGGATACCAATAGCTACCTGCTTAGCCGTGTCGACAAGTCCTACAGCTTTAACCGCCAAGACGCCACCGTGCAGTGGAACTACACCAACGGCCATAACACCTTCGAATTTGCCCGGGTGATGGGCAATGGCGAGTCTGATGCCCGGGTTGATTACGGCAACATGGCCAGTTACCGCTACGACTACCGCAATGGCGACTTTAAATTCAGCCCAGCTCTGGCTTATAGCGACTTTAAAGCGTCTGCCGATAGCATTGCCGATGAAAACGAGCGTGAGCATCGCCAATACATGGGCGGTTTCGACATGTACTACGGCGACTGGAACCTGGGTGTTACTGCCAACCACCAAACCTTGACCGACTTTGACTACACCAAGCGTGAATTCAACGGTTTTGACTCGATGTTGGCCTACAGCGTTACCAACCGCACCACCATGACCCTGGGTTATTCGTCTATCCGCGAGATCTCGGTTACCCGCAAGAAAGAAGACTGGCGGATGGAGCTGGAGTATCGTCTGGCCAGAAAAACGTATCTGGCAGCGACTTATCTAAGTGACCGTGTGAACGACGAAAACAGCTACCTGCTTGGGCTTCGCTATTACTTCTAA
- a CDS encoding response regulator has translation MDNAQYTILIVDDTPANIDVAKEVLKESYNVQAAINATLALKIIERKAPDLILLDVMMPDVDGYQLCQQLKADPNTQAIPVIFLTAKADIKDEAHGLALGAADYITKPLSPPILLARVKNHLALAQARKALEQQNQQLEDKVRERTHQLAELQDVAMVSMGALAEARDPETGNHIRRTQHYVQLLATELAKKPQYAVELTPENITMLFKSAPLHDIGKVGVPDHILLKPGKLTDAEFAEMKKHPGYGRDALNAAIGTLNEANNFLRYAMEIAYGHHEKWDGSGYPQGLKGEDIPLSARLMAIADVYDALISVRVYKPAFPHAKAIAIMQEGRGSHFDPSIFDTFISIADQFYEVSKTYADTELDFKRSALS, from the coding sequence ATGGACAACGCTCAGTACACCATTTTGATTGTTGATGACACGCCGGCCAATATCGACGTTGCCAAGGAAGTGCTCAAGGAAAGCTACAACGTTCAGGCGGCCATTAACGCCACGTTGGCCCTTAAAATCATTGAACGTAAGGCACCAGACCTTATTCTGCTTGATGTAATGATGCCGGATGTCGACGGTTACCAGTTATGCCAGCAGCTCAAGGCCGACCCCAATACCCAGGCCATTCCGGTGATATTTCTCACCGCTAAAGCCGATATTAAAGACGAAGCCCACGGTTTGGCATTGGGCGCCGCCGATTACATTACCAAACCCTTGAGCCCGCCGATTTTGCTGGCGCGGGTAAAAAACCACTTAGCGCTGGCCCAGGCCCGTAAAGCATTAGAACAACAAAACCAGCAACTGGAAGACAAGGTGCGCGAGCGTACCCACCAGCTAGCCGAGCTGCAGGACGTAGCCATGGTATCGATGGGTGCCCTGGCCGAAGCGCGCGATCCGGAAACCGGCAACCATATTCGTCGCACCCAGCATTATGTGCAGCTTCTGGCCACGGAACTGGCCAAAAAGCCCCAATACGCCGTGGAGCTGACGCCGGAAAATATCACCATGCTCTTTAAATCTGCGCCCTTGCACGACATTGGCAAGGTTGGGGTGCCAGACCATATTTTACTAAAACCCGGCAAACTCACCGACGCCGAATTTGCCGAAATGAAAAAGCACCCCGGGTATGGGCGCGATGCCCTGAATGCCGCCATTGGCACCCTGAATGAAGCCAACAACTTCCTGCGCTACGCCATGGAAATTGCCTACGGCCACCATGAAAAGTGGGACGGCAGCGGTTACCCACAGGGCCTTAAAGGTGAAGATATTCCGCTGTCAGCCCGGTTGATGGCCATTGCCGATGTCTATGATGCGCTGATTAGTGTGCGGGTGTATAAGCCGGCTTTTCCCCACGCCAAGGCCATTGCCATCATGCAAGAAGGCAGGGGTAGCCATTTTGACCCAAGCATTTTTGACACCTTTATCAGCATTGCTGACCAGTTCTACGAGGTGTCCAAAACCTACGCCGATACCGAACTGGACTTCAAACGCTCAGCCCTTTCCTAA